The Raphanus sativus cultivar WK10039 chromosome 2, ASM80110v3, whole genome shotgun sequence genome includes a region encoding these proteins:
- the LOC108840474 gene encoding villin-5-like — protein MTFSMRDLDEALQGCGQKSGIEIWRIENFKPVTVPKESHGKFFTGDSYIVLKTTASRTGSLHHDIHYWLGKDSSQDEAGAVAIMTVELDSALGGRAVQYREVQGHETEKFLSYFKPCIIPQEGGVASGFNHVKPEKHQTRLYISKGKHVVRVREVPFARSTLNHDDVFILDTESKIFQFSGSNSSIQERAKALEVVQYIKDTYHDGKCDIAAVEDGRLMADAEAGEFWGLFGGFAPLPKKSALRDHKTAGSDGIKLFSVEKGQTKHIEAECLQKELLETNKCYILDCGLELFVWKGRNTSIDQRKSASETAEEFFRSSERPKSNLVSVMEGFETVMFRSKFDSWPTTSAVAEPQQGRSKVAALLQRQGVNVQGLVKSSSSSSSSSSSKDEPKPYIDGTGDLQVWRINREEKIPLEPAEQSKLYSGDCYIFQYSYPGEDREETLVGTWLGKQSVQEDRASAISMASKMVESMKSMPAQARIYEGKEPIQFFVIMQSFITFKGGLSDAFKKYIAENKVPDTTYDAEGVALFRVQGSGPENMQAIQIEAVSTGLNSSYCYILHGDSTVFTWRGNLTSPDDQGLMERMLDLIKPNENTKAHKEGSESEQFWKLLGGKSEYPSQKIKKDGESDPHLFSCTFSNENLKVTEIFNFTQDDLMTEDIFILDCHTEIFVWMGEQADPKKKPRALAIGEKFLKHDFLLENLASETPIYIVTEGNEPPFFTRFFTWDSSKSAMHGNSFQKKLAILTNKGQPLLDKPKRRVPVYSSSRSSVPDKSQPRSRSMSSTPDRARVRGRSPAFNALAANFENVGTRNLSTPPPMVSPLVRKLYPKSLAPDLTKLAPKSSAFAARTALFEKSRPAPQEPSSSIHEDSNEAETPKLRSEGESMSSIDEDSKEEEEAEKEESNLPTFPYERLKTDSEDPPSDIDLTRREAYMTSAEFKEKFEMTNSEFYKLPKWKQNKLKMALHLF, from the exons atgacGTTTTCGATGAGAGATTTAGATGAGGCTCTCCAAGGATGTGGCCAGAAATC AGGGATTGAAATATGGCGCATCGAGAATTTCAAACCTGTCACTGTTCCAAAAGAGTCTCATGGTAAATTTTTCACCGGGGATTCCTATATTGTCTTAAAG ACCACAGCGTCAAGAACCGGTTCCCTGCATCACGATATCCACTACTGGCTCGGTAAAGATTCCAGTCAG gATGAAGCTGGCGCTGTAGCCATTATGACGGTTGAGTTAGATTCAGCGTTAGGTGGGCGTGCTGTTCAGTACCGAGAAGTACAGGGTCACGAGACTGAGAAGTTCCTTTCCTACTTCAAACCTTGCATTATACCTCAGGAAGGTGGAGTTGCTTCCGGTTTCAACCACGTCAAGCCCGAGAAGCACCAGACGCGTCTGTATATCTCTAAAGGCAAACATGTCGTCCGTGTAAGAGAG GTTCCGTTTGCTAGATCGACTCTCAACCACGACGATGTTTTCATTCTCGATACAGAGTCTAAAATATTTCAGTTCAGTGGTTCTAATTCGAGTATTCAAGAAAGAGCAAAAGCTCTTGAGGTTGTTCAGTACATTAAAGACACTTACCATGATGGAAAGTGCGATATCGCAGCTGTAG AGGATGGGAGGTTGATGGCTGATGCTGAAGCTGGAGAGTTTTGGGGTTTGTTTGGTGGGTTTGCTCCTCTTCCTAAGAAATCAGCACTCCGTGATCACAAAACCGCTGGATCTGATGGGATCAAACTCTTCAG TGTTGAGAAGGGACAGACAAAACACATAGAAGCTGAGTGTTTGCAGAAAGAGCTTCTAGAGACTAACAAATGTTACATTCTTGATTGTGGTCTGGAGTTGTTTGTTTGGAAGGGAAGAAATACTTCAATCGACCAAAGGAAGAGCGCAAGTGAAACTGCAGAA GAGTTTTTCCGCTCGTCTGAACGTCCAAAATCAAACCTGGTGAGTGTGATGGAAGGGTTTGAAACAGTGATGTTCCGATCTAAGTTTGATTCATGGCCGACTACAAGTGCCGTGGCTGAGCCCCAACAAGGCAGAAGCAAAGTGGCAG cTCTTTTGCAACGGCAAGGAGTTAATGTTCAAGGCCTGGTTAagagttcttcttcttcgtcttcttcttcttcttctaaagACGAGCCTAAGCCATACATTGATGGCACAGGAGATCTCCAG GTCTGGCGAATCAATCGCGAGGAAAAGATCCCTCTAGAACCAGCAGAGCAATCAAAGCTCTATAGTGGAGATTGTTATATATTCCAGTACTCATATCCCGGAGAAGACAGAGAAGAAACTCTAGTGGGTACTTGGTTAGGAAAGCAAAGCGTTCAG gaagaCAGAGCATCTGCTATTTCCATGGCAAGCAAGATGGTTGAATCCATGAAGTCTATGCCAGCTCAG GCTCGCATTTACGAGGGAAAAGAACCGATTCAGTTTTTCGTTATCATGCAAAGCTTCATCACATTTAAG GGTGGTCTTAGTGATGCTTTCAAAAAGTACATAGCAGAGAACAAAGTACCTGACACTACTTATGATGCAGAGGGTGTTGCGCTGTTTAGGGTTCAAGGTTCTGGACCAGAGAACATGCAGGCCATACAGATAGAAGCG GTTTCTACAGGGTTAAATTCTTCTTACTGCTATATATTACATGGTGATTCTACGGTTTTCACTTGGCGTGGCAATCTAACTTCACCGGATGATCAAGGACTTATGGAGAGAATGTTGGATCTGATCAAG CCAAATGAAAACACCAAGGCACACAAAGAAGGCTCAGAGTCTGAACAGTTTTGGAAATTATTAGGAGGGAAATCAGAATATCCAAGCCAAAAGATCAAAAAGGATGGAGAGAGTgatcctcatctcttctcttgcACATTCTCAAacg AAAATCTAAAG GTTACGGAGATCTTCAACTTCACTCAAGATGATCTGATGACTGAAGATATCTTCATTCTTGATTGTCACACTGAGATCTTTGTCTGGATGGGGGAACAAGCTGACCCCAAGAAGAAACCGCGAGCTTTAGCCATTGGGGAG AAATTTCTTAAGCACGACTTCCTTCTAGAGAATCTAGCAAGCGAGACACCTATATACATTGTAACCGAAGGAAACGAACCTCCATTTTTTACTCGGTTCTTCACCTGGGACTCTTCTAAATCTGCA ATGCATGGAAACTCTTTCCAGAAAAAGCTAGCAATCTTGACGAACAAAGGACAGCCGCTTCTAGAT AAACCTAAAAGGAGAGTACCGGTGTATAGCAGCAGCAGGTCCAGCGTTCCAGACAAATCACAGCCGCGGTCAAGAAGTATGAGTTCTACTCCAGACAGAGCTCGTGTGAGGGGACGGTCTCCAGCATTCAACGCACTTGCTGCAAACTTTGAGAACGTAGGCACAAGAAACCTATCAACTCCACCACCTATGGTTAGCCCATTGGTCCGGAAGCTTTACCCTAAGTCTCTTGCACCAGACCTCACCAAGCTGGCCCCCAAATCCTCAGCTTTTGCTGCCCGTACAGCGCTTTTCGAGAAATCTAGGCCTGCTCCTCAAGAACCATCAAGTAGCATTCATGAAGATTCAAACGAAGCAGAGACACCAAAGCTGAGATCAGAGGGAGAATCAATGAGCAGCATTGATGAAgattcaaaagaagaagaagaagcagagaaagaagaaagcaACCTCCCTACTTTCCCATACGAACGGCTCAAAACTGACTCAGAGGATCCTCCATCAGATATCGATCTCACTAGAAGAGAG GCGTACATGACTTCAGCAGAGTTCAAGGAGAAGTTTGAGATGACAAATAGTGAGTTCTATAAACTGCCCAAGTGGAAACAAAACAAGCTTAAAATGGCTCTTCATTTATTCTGA
- the LOC108826640 gene encoding 60S acidic ribosomal protein P3-2, with amino-acid sequence MGVFTFVCKNKGGEWTAKQYEGDLEASASSTYDLQRKLVQAALSADSSGGVQSSFSLVCPTSAVCQVTIGGGSGGGFAAGGGAAAGGGGGGEAAAAAKEEEKKKEESEEEEGDFGFDLFG; translated from the exons atgGGAGTATTCACATTCGTCTGCAAAAACAAAGGCGGAGAATGGACGGCTAAGCAATACGAGGGAGACCTCGAAGCCTCCGCTTCTTCCACCTACGATCTCCAGCGCAAGCTTGTTCAGGCTGCTCTCTCCGCCGATTCCTCCGGTGGCGTTCAGTCTTCCTTCTCCCTCGTCTGCCCTACCTCCGCCGTCTGCCAG GTGACCATTGGTGGTGGTTCCGGAGGAGGATTTGCTGCCGGTGGAGGTGCAGCAGCTGGAGGCGGTGGTGGAGGTGAGGCCGCCGCAGCCGCAaaggaggaagagaagaagaaggaagaatctgaggaggaggaaggagaCTTTGGTTTTGATCTCTTTGGTTAA
- the LOC108837658 gene encoding E3 ubiquitin-protein ligase RSL1-like translates to MAARSRPRDQKDKNILRFLPREGKPDKKTEHCKICLDDVDSDLMFYVERCGHRFCVDCVKQHIEVKLADRKIPDCPHHRCIFHLSIDRCGDLLSYKESLVWMQRIRENSIPLAQRVYCPYESCSHVMSTAELSTCGSSSSTGLRRCFKCRGEFCLHCRVPWHGRLSCNDYRRLYPHRFQEISDVAKLRSLANVNGWRQCPTCYHMVARSYGCNRITCRCGNAFCYQCGYLWDGGFHGDCNQDFMWAFSPILVFVSLVLLLGFVLHHLTK, encoded by the exons ATGGCAGCGAGGAGTAGACCACGTGACCAGAAGGATAAAAACATTCTTCGTTTCCTTCCTCGTGAAGGCAAACCAGACAAGAAGACAGAGCATTGCAAAATATGTCTGGACGACGTTGATTCCGACCTAATGTTTTACGTTGAAAGATGCGGTCATCGGTTCTGCGTTGACTGCGTCAAACAACACATAGAGGTGAAGCTGGCTGATCGTAAGATACCAGACTGTCCTCATCACAGATGCATCTTCCATCTCTCTATCGACAGATGCGGCGATCTTTTGTCGTACAAGGAAAGCTTGGTGTGGATGCAGAGGATTAGAGAGAACTCGATTCCTTTGGCGCAGAGAGTTTATTGTCCGTACGAGAGTTGCTCTCATGTGATGTCCACGGCCGAACTTTCTACATgtggatcatcatcatccactGGACTTAGGAGATGCTTTAAATGCCGTGGGGAGTTCTGTCTCCACTGCAGAGTTCCGTGGCATGGTAGGCTATCGTGCAACGACTACAGGAGGTTGTATCCTCATCGTTTTCAAGAAATTAGTGATGTTGCGAAGCTGAGATCTTTGGCGAATGTTAATGGGTGGCGTCAATGTCCCACGTGTTATCACATGGTTGCACGGTCTTACGGATGCAACCGCATAACTTGCAG GTGTGGGAATGCATTTTGCTACCAGTGCGGTTACTTATGGGACGGAGGGTTCCATGGAGATTGCAACCAAGATTTCATGTGGGCGTTTTCTCCTATATTAGTCTTTGTTTCTCTTGTACTACTACTAGGTTTCGTTTTACACCACCTCACTAAATAG
- the LOC108841353 gene encoding ankyrin repeat-containing protein BDA1-like, which produces MTSEAMSIVVNVTSLSNVVAQEKNLNGSSSTSTQDENIHEKIKKAAQDGDIERLYELIAEDPNILGHFDEVPFCETPLHIAAGKGKTHFAMELMTLKPSLASKLNVSGFSPMHLALLNNHTRMVRGFVALDSSLVRIKGRGRVTPLHHVARMGDAELLSEFLFACPSSIEDLTIKCETAVHVAVKNHQLMAFKVLMGWLKRVNKEEILDWKDEDGNTVFHIAASINHTEVIKSLRKTVKLKAKNLDGKTAMDILQNYQSPCFPKGRRLLRSVKERLLSGSTMTLAEYLRKNLTFMEKRNKFLGMSNLSSIGERSLKTSKRNDAILIVAVLIVTATYQVGFSPPGGVWQENSSNSTAHNVHHAGQMTMSFNMALFFLAFNGVAFLSSLYVIMVLIIGLPMWKLIYCSVAVLSVAMLASYAAIFPTRDGQLEGISAIIFIMAFRLTIATMLCATFVAFTIDKCRRHRVDFPASCFSS; this is translated from the exons ATGACTAGTGAAGCTATGTCGATTGTTGTGAATGTCACTAGCTTATCAAATGTGGTAGCTCAAGAAAAAAATCTGAATGGGAGTTCGAGTACGAGCACTCAAGATGAAAACATACATGAGAAAATTAAGAAGGCAGCTCAAGATGGGGATATAGAGAGACTCTACGAACTGATAGCAGAAGATCCAAACATTCTAGGTCACTTTGATGAAGTGCCTTTTTGCGAGACGCCACTACACATTGCAGCTGGAAAAGGAAAAACTCATTTTGCCATGGAACTAATGACCCTGAAACCGTCCCTTGCTTCAAAGCTAAACGTGTCAGGTTTCAGCCCCATGCATTTAGCGCTGCTGAACAACCATACCCGAATGGTGAGAGGTTTTGTAGCACTCGACAGCAGCTTAGTCAGGATCAAGGGAAGAGGAAGGGTTACTCCTTTGCATCACGTTGCTCGAATGGGTGATGCAGAGTTGTTGAGTGAGTTCTTGTTTGCTTGTCCTTCTTCCATTGAAGATCTAACGATTAAGTGTGAGACAGCTGTGCACGTTGCCGTGAAGAACCACCAGTTGATGGCATTTAAGGTTCTAATGGGGTGGCTCAAGAGAGTAAACAAGGAGGAAATCTTGGACTGGAAAGATGAAGATGGTAACACCGTCTTCCATATTGCTGCGTCTATAAATCATACTgag GTGATAAAGTCACTGCGTAAAACCGTCAAATTAAAAGCCAAGAACTTGGATGGCAAAACTGCAATGGACATACTACAAAATTACCAATCTCCTTGCTTTCCTAAAGGAAGAAGACTTCTCCGCAGTGTTAAAGAAAGACTACTTTCTGGTTCCACAATGACTCTAGCAGAATATTTGAGAAAAAATCTAACGTTTATGGAGAAACGAAACAAATTCTTGGGGATGAGCAACTTGAGCTCAATTGGAGAGAGGTCTCTGAAGACTAGCAAACGAAACGATGCAATACTTATTGTTGCTGTACTGATAGTAACTGCTACTTACCAGGTAGGTTTCAGTCCTCCTGGTGGAGTTTGGCAGGAAAATTCCTCAAATTCTACCGCTCACAATGTTCACCACGCTGGACAGATGACTATGTCTTTTAACATGGCCTTATTTTTTCTTGCCTTCAACGGGGTTGCTTTCCTATCATCTCTATATGTGATCATGGTCCTCATAATTGGACTCCCGATGTGGAAGTTAATTTACTGTTCAGTGGCGGTCTTAAGTGTCGCTATGTTAGCATCATACGCTGCTATATTCCCGACTCGAGACGGCCAGTTGGAAGGGATATCAGCTATTATCTTTATCATGGCCTTCCGATTGACGATAGCAACCATGTTGTGTGCTACTTTCGTGGCCTTTACTATTGATAAATGTCGTCGGCACCGAGTGGACTTCCCGGCGAGCTGCTTCTCCTCATAG